GGCAGTAATCGGCGGGTGCCTGGGTTTTCTTTCTTATCCTGCCATCAATTGGACAATTCTCGTTGCCTTTGCCTATATTCCCTACTTCTGGCTGCTCAATCATTGCTCGGGCGTCAAAGAGACGTTGAAGTACACCTGGCTCTTTTCGTTCGTGATGACGCTCGGCGGCTTTTTTTGGATTGCGCACACCGCTATGGTTTTTGGCGGATTGCCGTGGTGGTTGGCCGTGCCCATTGTTTTGCTGTATGCCTCGGTGGGCAGTATCAATCTTGCTGTTGCCGGCGGCATTGTTGCCTTCGGCCGCAAGTTCCTCTCGCTGAAATGGCAGGCGCTTTGGGTCACCGCCGTTTTCGTGATCGTCGAAAGTTTTTTTCCAAAATTGTTCTATTGGTATGCCGGCAACGCCATCTATCAAGTTATCCCCTTAATCCAAATCGCAGATTTGGGCGGCCCGATATTGCTGACGACTCAGATTCTGTGGGTGAACTATGCGATCTATGCGCTTATCGAACCCTGGCTACAAGCACGATTGGACCAAAATCCTCAAACGGTGTTCAATGATTCTGAAAAAATCATCACGATCGGATTAGGTGTTGCCGTTTTGCTGTTTAGCTTTGTTTATGGCAGCCTGCGTTTACAGCAGGTCGAACAACACATGCGGGAGGCGGTGAGCAAGAATGTTGGCGTCGTGCAGGGAAATCTTGGCAATTACGAACGTTTGCAAGCGCAATATGGCGACGCCGCCACGGTCGATAAGTTTTTTGAAGTGCATCGCGATTTGACGCTTCAACTTCTCAATGGTCAGCAAGAGAAGCTTGATCTGGTGTTATGGCCCGAAGGAGGATATCCTTATCCGTTTCCGGAGTTTCATGCCGCGCATCAAGAGCTTGCGAATCTTGCCGAGAAAGCCGGCGCGCCCATTGTTACCGGTGGGTATGTGCGTGAGCGTAAGCCGGTTTACAAAATCTACAACTCGATGAGCATGACGGCGCCGGGAAAAATCGATCCCGTGGCGATTTATAAAAAACACATTCTGCTTGCATTCGGTGAATACATGCCGTTTTCGGATATTTTCCCCTCACTAAAAAATCTAATTCCGGCGATTTCGAGTTTTGGCGCCGGTCCGGGACCGGAAATCATGGCCTATGGCGATTTCAAAGCCGCGCCGCTGATTTGCTATGAAGCGCTTTCGCCGCATTACATGCGGGTTTACGATCAACAAAACGCCAATATCATTTTAAATGTCACAAACGACAGTTGGTACAGCCAATATCAAGAGCCGGAGCAGCATTTGGCGCTTTCGCAATTGCGCTGCGTCGAGGCGCGCATGGCGCAGGTGCGCAGCACGAATACCGGCATCTCAGCTCTGATTTTGCCGACTGGGGAAATCACCAACCGAACAGCTTTTGATGAAGCGGCATTCTTTGCTGCCAAAGTTCCACTGATGGAAATGCCGCCGACGGTTTACGCGCGGTTTGGCGATTGGTGGGCAGGTTTGATGGGGATGGTCTTGTTGGGCGTGATTGCGGCGCGACTGATCATACAACGAAAATAAAAGGGTATTCGATATTTCGAATACCTTTGCGATCGCAACGGATCAATTCAATCATCCAAACCGTTCTTCCGCCCAGGGATCGCCGTGCATGTGATAACCGTAACGTTCCCAAAACCCCGGCGCATTGCGATCGATGAACTCCAGGCCGTTGAGCCATTTCGCGCTTTTCCAAAAATAAAGTTTTGGAACCACCAGCCGCAGCGGGCCGCCGTGATCGCGCTCCAACGGCTTGCCGCCGAACATATCCGCAAGAATCACCTCGTCCTCATACATCTCTTCGATCAGCATATTTGTGGTATAGCCGCCGTAGGAATGCTGCATCACGGCGAGCGCCGACGGCAAAGGCTTGGCGCGCTCGGCAATTGCCGTGAATGGCACACCTTCCCATTCTGAATCCAGCAAGCTCCAGCGCGTGACGCAGTGAATATCAACGTGAATCTTTTTGCGCGGCAAGCCTTGCAACTCTTCTCAGGAGAGCGTGAACGGATTTTCCACCAATCCCCACACTTTTAATCGCCAAGTCTTGAGATCGACAACTGGCGTTTCGCCATAAGTTAAAACCGGAAATTTTTCAGTGCGATATTGGCCCGGCGGAATGCGCTCGCGCAAATCAGTATCCGGACGGCGTTTGGGATCAGCTTGCCGCAGGCGCTGCACGCGTTTGAAGGGATCGAGTATTGACATGGGAGAGTGTTTGTAAGAAAAAGTCGCAGAATTTCACTAACAAACCGAAACGAAACTGATTTTATTCCGCTCAGTTTTTTGGAGCCGCCGCAGCGTGCCGTGCTTCATTTAAAGCGCCCCATAGGCGTGTTCATAATCTTTGATATTCTGCATGATTGCCTGCGACCGTTGATGCAAGTAAGACCATTCGCCGTAATCCTCATGAATTTTGTAATTCCCGGCAGCCGGTATTTTTTTTTCAAAGGCATTAAAGCTCGTTTTGTACTTTCGTTCGAAACGGCGCATTCTAAGCTTGACGTCTTTTAGCTCTTCACGCTCCTCGGAGATCAAGCGGTTCAGCGAGTCGCGCAGGGATTGCAGCATCACTTTTTCCCGGATTTTTGGGTGTAATTGTGCAATCGGTTTTGGGACGTTGAGTTGAATTGTCGTCATTGCAGCAGGCTCAAATGATCACAATGAAACTAACCGGGTGTGCTTAAAGATCACGCGGCACTTTAGAAATAAACCGCAGGAAAAGCAACAAGATTTTTGGTGTTGTGGATGCGTGAATGATCACTGGCTCCGTGCGGCATGCTCGAAACTCAGCCACTCGACACATTTCTATTGCGTCCTCGTGAAAAAAATCACACTCTTCGCAAATACTCAAGAACGCTGGGTTGAATTACAATTCCGAGGGAGTATGAAAACTCGCCAGGTTTCCTTTTTTAGCGCTGCCTTTCGCTTCGCCGTTTTGATTGTTGGATTTCAGATTGCCGCGCATCTCAGTCAAGAAGCCAAAGCGCCGCCACCTCCGCGCAAAAAGCTTCCTCCCGGTGCGATGCATGCGTTGAATTTCTTTGCTGCTGCGCGGGCGTATCCGGACAAAATCATTTCCGGCGGCGGCTTTTATCGCGCCCATGAATTTTCTCAAACAACTTTGCAAAAGCAAAGCCTGCAAAAAAGCAACGCCACGAAATGGAAACTGCTCGGACCCAAGAATGTCGGCGGCCGTACCAATGCGATCGCCATTAATCCGCAGAATCCGAACACGATTTATGTGGGCGCGGCCAGCGGCGGACTCTGGCGCAGCTTCACAGCCGGCGTAGGCGTGGAAGCATGGGAGTATGTCGATACCGGCTTTCCGGTGTTGGGCGTCGGCGCGATTGCCATCGATCCTGGCGACACCAACAAAATTTATATCGGCACGGGCGAAGTCTACGGCTATCAAGATGCCACCGGCGGCGTGACGATTCGCACGACGCGCGGCAGTTATGGCATTGGTATTCTCAAAACCAATGACGGTGGCGCGACGTGGTCGAAGAGTCTTGATTGGAGTTATGATCAAAAGCGCGGCGTGCAAGCGCTGGCAATCAGCCCGCAGAATTCAAACATTATTTATGCCGGCACAACGGAAGGCACATACAAGTCAATCAATGCCGGCGCTTCGTGGACGCAGGTTCATGGCGTTTTGATGGTGATGGATATCGATATTAATCCGCAAAACCCGGATATTGTCTTTGCATCGTGCGGCGGATTGGGCAGCCCGGGTGCGGCAGTCTATCGCTCAACTGATGCCGGCCTGAATTGGCAGCAACTCACCAATGGCTTGCCGATAAATTATACC
This portion of the Cytophagia bacterium CHB2 genome encodes:
- the lnt gene encoding apolipoprotein N-acyltransferase — translated: MTMRPRSPATATQLHLATPHSPAMKHLKIFAAVIGGCLGFLSYPAINWTILVAFAYIPYFWLLNHCSGVKETLKYTWLFSFVMTLGGFFWIAHTAMVFGGLPWWLAVPIVLLYASVGSINLAVAGGIVAFGRKFLSLKWQALWVTAVFVIVESFFPKLFYWYAGNAIYQVIPLIQIADLGGPILLTTQILWVNYAIYALIEPWLQARLDQNPQTVFNDSEKIITIGLGVAVLLFSFVYGSLRLQQVEQHMREAVSKNVGVVQGNLGNYERLQAQYGDAATVDKFFEVHRDLTLQLLNGQQEKLDLVLWPEGGYPYPFPEFHAAHQELANLAEKAGAPIVTGGYVRERKPVYKIYNSMSMTAPGKIDPVAIYKKHILLAFGEYMPFSDIFPSLKNLIPAISSFGAGPGPEIMAYGDFKAAPLICYEALSPHYMRVYDQQNANIILNVTNDSWYSQYQEPEQHLALSQLRCVEARMAQVRSTNTGISALILPTGEITNRTAFDEAAFFAAKVPLMEMPPTVYARFGDWWAGLMGMVLLGVIAARLIIQRK